A stretch of Mastomys coucha isolate ucsf_1 unplaced genomic scaffold, UCSF_Mcou_1 pScaffold1, whole genome shotgun sequence DNA encodes these proteins:
- the Slc45a3 gene encoding solute carrier family 45 member 3: MIQRLWASRLLRHRKAQLLLVNLLTFGLEVCLAAGITYVPPLLLEVGVEEKFMTMVLGIGPVLGLVSVPLLGSASDQWRGRYGRRRPFIWALSLGVLLSLFLIPRAGWLAGLLCPNTRPLELALLILGVGLLDFCGQVCFTPLEALLSDLFRDPDHCRQAFSVYAFMISLGGCLGYLLPAIDWDTSALAPYLGTQEECLFGLLTLIFLICMAATLFVAEEAVLGPPEPAEGLLVPSMSRRCCPCHVGLAFRNLGTLFPRLHQLCCRMPRTLRRLFVAELCSWMALMTFTLFYTDFVGEGLYQGVPRAEPGTEARRHYDEGIRMGSLGLFLQCAISLLFSLVMDRLVQKFGTRSVYLASVMTFPVAAAATCLSHSVVMVTASAALTGFTFSALQILPYTLASLYHREKQVFLPKYRGDAGGGSGEDCQTASFLPGPKPGAPFPNGHVGPGGSGGSILVSPPALCGASACDVSMRVVVGEPPEARVVTGRGICLDLAILDSAFLLSQVAPSLFMGSIVQLSHSVTAYMVSAAGLGLVAIYFATQVVFDKNDLAKYSV, from the exons ATGATCCAGAGGCTGTGGGCCAGCCGTCTGCTACGGCACCGGAAAGCTCAGCTCCTGCTGGTCAACCTGTTAACCTTTGGCCTGGAGGTGTGCCTGGCTGCTGGCATTACCTATGTACCACCCCTTCTGCTGGAAGTAGGGGTAGAGGAGAAGTTCATGACCATGGTGTTGG GCATTGGCCCAGTGTTGGGCCTGGTTTCTGTTCCACTCCTAGGCTCAGCCAGTGACCAGTGGCGTGGGCGCTATGGCCGCAGAAGACCCTTTATCTGGGCTCTGTCCCTGGGTGTCCTGCTAAGCCTCTTTCTCATCCCAAGAGCTGGTTGGCTGGCGGGGCTGCTGTGCCCAAATACCAGGCCCCTGGAATTGGCCCTGCTAATCTTGGGCGTGGGGCTGCTGGACTTTTGTGGTCAGGTGTGCTTCACTCCGCTGGAGGCCTTACTCTCCGACCTCTTCAGGGACCCAGACCACTGCCGCCAAGCCTTCTCTGTCTACGCCTTCATGATCAGCCTTGGGGGCTGCCTGGGCTACCTCTTACCCGCCATTGACTGGGACACCAGCGCCCTGGCCCCCTACCTGGGCACTCAGGAAGAATGCCTCTTTGGCCTCCTCACcctcatttttctcatctgcaTGGCAGCCACTCTGTTTGTGGCGGAGGAGGCAGTACTGGGCCCGCCCGAGCCAGCAGAAGGGTTGTTGGTCCCTTCCATGTCACGCCGATGCTGTCCATGCCACGTGGGCCTGGCTTTCCGGAATCTGGGCACCCTGTTTCCCCGGCTGCACCAGCTGTGCTGCCGCATGCCTCGCACCCTGCGCCGGCTCTTTGTGGCTGAGCTGTGCAGCTGGATGGCGCTCATGACTTTCACGCTGTTCTACACCGACTTCGTGGGAGAGGGACTGTACCAGGGTGTACCCAGAGCGGAGCCAGGCACCGAGGCCCGCAGGCACTATGATGAAG GCATTCGAATGGGAAGCCTGGGGCTCTTCCTGCAGTGTGCCATCTCCCTGTTGTTCTCCCTGGTCATGGACAGGCTGGTGCAGAAGTTCGGCACACGGTCCGTCTATCTGGCCAGTGTGATGACCTTTCCCGTGGCTGCCGCTGCCACATGCCTCTCCCACAGCGTGGTCATGGTGACAGCCTCGGCCGCCCTCACCGGGTTTACCTTCTCAGCCTTGCAGATCCTGCCATACACGCTCGCCTCCCTCTACCATCGTGAGAAGCAG GTGTTCCTGCCCAAATACCGAGGGGACGCTGGAGGTGGTAGCGGTGAGGACTGCCAGACAGCCAGCTTCTTGCCAGGACCTAAGCCGGGAGCTCCCTTCCCCAATGGACACGTGGGCCCTGGCGGCAGTGGCGGCAGCATCCTGGTCTCTCCACCCGCACTCTGTGGGGCCTCTGCCTGCGATGTCTCCATGCGAGTGGTGGTGGGTGAGCCACCCGAGGCCAGGGTTGTTACTGGACGGGGCATTTGCCTGGACCTTGCCATCTTGGACAGTGCCTTTCTGCTGTCCCAGGTGGCTCCGTCCCTGTTCATGGGCTCCATTGTCCAGCTGAGCCACTCTGTCACTGCCTATATGGTGTCAGCTGCAGGCTTGGGCCTGGTCGCCATTTACTTTGCTACACAGGTAGTGTTTGACAAGAATGACTTGGCCAAATACTCAGTGTAG